Below is a window of Malus domestica chromosome 13, GDT2T_hap1 DNA.
CTTCATGTTATTCACCCTAATGGATGACCAGGAGGTGTTTCCGGGTGCAAACATGGGTGGTGAACTTGCGTGTAGTTGCTCAATGGACAGCTTTTTTGATGACTTCTTAAGGACACTCATGCTTACATTCACGCCCACACTTGCAACACACCTGGCCCTGATTACTTTCGATGTGCTATCTTGAATGGTTGCTGATCTCCGGTGTGTTTTCTGGGCTTTTTCGCTCAAGAACTGAAGATTCAGGTTTCATCTTTCTTTTTGCACTCTAACTATTTGTTTGATTGTCTCAGTGGAAAATTCTGTGTTAATTTGTGTATTAAGGCTGATTGCCATTTACTAATTTAGAAGAATATGAAGGCCGATTGCCATTTCCTCTAAGTGAAAGATTGATTAGTAGAATTTGAAGGCCAATTGCCGTTAAttgattgaaaagaaaatgaaggctGATTGCCATTGATTTGTTGGATATTTTACATTTAAAAAGGCCGATTGCCAAGAGTCTACTAGTTCAAGATTCTGAAAAAGTTGTTCATTTGTTGAAACTATGTTCATTGGTGAAGATATATCGTCAAGCAATGTTAAAATTGAGAGTCTTTTGGGTTTCAACAAGGTGGAGGAGAAAACTTGAAATAATACAACTTGTAGAAATTCATTCTTTTGCTGCTGACTACAATACATATGATCTTCTTTGTGGCCAGATAAGGAATGTTTCTCCAAGACATGCaccatgttgatgcacaaaaccgaaggggtcttggaacaacataaatccgaccgtgaatctgcaagaaagtaaagaacacaagatgtatcgtggttcaccccaatgtttgggttacgtccacactgatattgtatttctctgtttgtgagaggattgtgagggagatagAGCTTTTTATGTGAGGATGAGCttgaggtttgtgagggtgaggaggcccttttatagaataagggctcctcacttattacatatttgccactccatttattacataattacatttgagtctccctagtatttatacgagatctaaatacggaggccctaagtatggtacaaacagtagtcctccaagtcttcagtccatgtgtgggccgaagtaactagatgtcgtcttgaactgacattcgatatgaggcgatgctcaatctgaaatgatgctcaactagaagtagcacatgttgtgaggctgctctatttgtggcttatgttgcctgggttggctcggcttgtggcgttgaaggtgagggagtcccttttatagaataagggttcactcctcaatacataaatgatgggctagagttgatgctcgcggcgagtcggttgctcagcaggcggcgatgttctctaatgatggtgagggagtcccttttatagaataagggctcgctcttcaatacataagtgatgggctaagagttgaTGCtagcggcgaggcggttgctcagcaggcggcgatgctctctaatgaaagtgagggagtcccttttatagaataaaggcacgctcctcaatacataggtgatgggttaggagtgatgctcgcgccgaggcggttgctcagctagcggcgatgctctctaatgaatgtgagggagtccattttataaaataagagctcgcttctcaatacacaagtgatgggttaggaatgatgctcgcggcgaggcggttgctcaattggcggcgatgctctctaatgaaggtgagggagtcccttttataaaataagggctcactcctcagtacatgaataatttatgctctctaatgaaagtgagggagtcccttttatagaataagggttcgctcttcagtacataaataatgggctaagtcctccaagtatttttcatgaggcccagttgtggaagcccaatatatggtacatagtgtagtcccccaagtcttcagtcaatagagtctgttagctggaaacttcaaattgaatccatgtatgggccgaagtggcggttgttcagaggcggtatttttataccctgcactgaagctttgtaggtgaagcttttgcaagtgaagctttgaagctggagcttttgtaaatgaagctttgaagtcgaGGCttcgtaaatgaagctttcgaagctgattgatatgagtgatgctcatgaatgtttatatgagtgatgcttatgaatgttgacatgagtgatgctcatgaataatgttgacatgagtgatgctcatgaatgttgacatgaatgatgttcatgaatgtttatgtatgattgacatgagtgatgctcatgaatgtttatgtataattgacatgagtgatgctcatgtataattttggagtactggacgtacttttgatcacctggttggtgataatagcggcagggtgccgaataattttggagtactgggcgtacttttgatcacctggttggtgataataacggcagggtgccgaataattttagagtactggacgtacttttgatcacctgattggtgataatagtggtagGCTGTCGAatgattttttgtagtactggacgtacttttgatcacctggttgatgataatagagggcctggctcttttgggcatatgggtctttggcctccacataacattccagcccattattttgggctttgccattttttatttatatttatatttatatttattattattattattattattattattattattattattaccctctaatggggttatacagatgtctccgaaagataaataaatcacatcattcaaaaataaatctgaccttctgctcaatgggtcacgcccataattcccttttctgcatgccatcaccaccgcaattatgtctgcttctttttatcttcttttgctttctgcttttagtttctgcttttctttctgctttttctttcttctttctacttttatttttcttttccaatgcACCTTTCAATGTATCTGTCTCTGCTTTGTTGTCATGCATGTGCACACTATCTTTTGCCGTTACTACTTTGTCAGACGCTCCAATTTGCACCTTTTTGAGGGCCCATAATTGTACTAACACCACATCTCAAAATACTTGCAGTACATTTCTTTCAAATCCAGTGGTAAATCCTTCAGTTCACCTTTCTCGATTCCAGCTTCAGAAAGGAACTTTTTCAAGGTTTCGGAGAACCCATTGTTTTCTAGGAACCGAGCCACGGCGCGGAGGATAACAAAGGAACTAACACCTTTAAATCTAGAATCCCAAATAGCATATTACACAATCCAGAATAAAAATAATCCGGAATAGTATAATCAGATAATCTCAGCATCCAAACAGCACAAAATTAACCAGAAGAGCGGCCGGAGAAATCACTTATCTTTGGTGGAGACGCCGTACTTCTCCTGCATCTTGGCgatctcttcctctttcttcttcgtgTCTGACTTCTTGCCCATCTTCGCCTGCTGGTAGTAGAGCACGGTGAGGTACCGGTTCGCGACGTTGAAGCCGGAGAGGTGATCCACCGCCGTTTTGGTGTCGTAGATGTCCTCGTAAACGACAAATGCGGTGCCTTTGGTGTCCTTGTTCGTCTCAATGCGAATCTGCCGTATTGCGCCGTACTTGCCGAAGATGTCGTACATCTCATTTCTCGAGATGTTGAAGGGGAGGTTGCGGACGTAGAGCATGCGGTTGACTTCCGGATGGAGGCGGGtgttgactttaactcgaatcTAGAGCAGATGGAAGGCCTATTGCGTCATTCCAGATCGACAAAACCTTGAGTTCTGCGTAGTTTCCAGGGTTTTCCGATTCTCCTTCGGTGGTGGTAGTGGGGGTGGTATTTCTTTTAgcttttgagagagagaaagtgtagagaaagagagagaaagagatggcGTCTATAATCCAGTTGCGCCTCTGATGGAGTTTAGTCTAAGCAAGAGAAGGTGGATCGGAAAGTAAATGGAAAAGCACTGGCAGTGAGGAGGACAAATTAGAATATTGGTGTGGTGTTTGGTTCTCTTGGGTTTTTACAGATTTTGCAAATCCACGGCGAAGGtgaaaaaatgagagagaaccgacacagcttttcgtgtcgtttcccacaaacggagccaaatgttgatgcacaaaaccagaggggtcttggaacaacgtaaatccgaccgtgaatctgcaagatagtaaagaacacaagatgtatcgtggttcaccccaatgtttgggctacgtccacactgatactgtatttctctatttgtgagaggattgtgagagagagagagctttttAGGTGAGGATGAGCttgaggtttgtgagggtgaggaggcccttttatagaataagggctcctcacttattacatatttgcccctccatttattacataattacatttgagtcttccgagtatttatatgagatctaaatacggagactctaagtatggtacaaacacaccaAATATTGTGGTGAATATAGATGCTATAACAATTGTTTTTTAGGAGGCTTCAAAAGGTGGACAATCCTTATCATTACCAATTGCATGTATAGAAGCAGGAAATGATCACAGTTTGTCAAATCTAAGGTTATTGTTTGACAAGCAATGCCGAAGTATTGACCATTGTTCCTGAATACAGGTGAAAAGTACCACCAACATTTCCATGCATACCAAGTGATAACTGTGAATAGTGCAATTGTTGTTGTGGCTTGTTAAATACTTGTGTAGGAATTGAGGAGCACTTCCTTTCTTGATCCGAAGCTACCATACAAGAATGAGGTATTTGACTGACTTGCATTCCATGAGAATCTAAGAAAGATTTTATCTCTGAAAATTTTCTAGCACTGTTTTCAACTGGATGCCTTGAATTAGTCTGAACCTGAACTGTTGAATGAAAGAATAGTGCTTCAATTGCTGATTAGTACGCAATTATGGTATCATGTCGATGCAACTACATTGagtcaagattttttttttttttttttttttgaaacagcCAACAAATTGGTGTCCTGCTGGTGAAGTTACTATGTAAGTCCTTGAATTTCTGTTGTCTCGTCATTGGGTTTAAATTGTTCATAAGCTTATCTCAGCCTATAATTTCAGAGTCTAACCAACTCAGTTGTTAGCATGAATCTATAGTAAGTCTGGTTATACGATGAAGTTTGAAGAAATTGTTAAcagtaaatcccacgaagggtaatcccgTGTTTTGAgtaggtaaatcccacgaagggtaatcctaCATTGatgttgattttcagttgtgAAGGCCGATGTCATTGTTCAaagaagttgtttttttttttggtaaaatcctCAAGGGGCGATCCCGTGGTGCTATAGTTAAGGCCGATGCCACACTATAGTGtgttgattttctattttttgaaATATTAAAGGCCGAAACCAAGTTGAATGAGATTGTTGAcagtaaatcccacgaagggtaaacCTGCAAGAAATTGTTATAACCAGCATGAGAGTGTGTTACAACTTTATAAGAGGTTGTCATTTGAGAAACTCTTGTTAGAGGCAGATGAAGGGTGTTAATTCCAGCTACTGTTATTCTTCTACCATTTTCAATGTTCTGATTCTCTATTTCAGCAGAGGACTTACAGAATTTTGGGCACTGATAAGACTTTGAAGGCAATTGATGGATAGATATTGAGTTTGTGCGTCTAGTCCAAGTATGAGACCATTGTTTGTGACTGATGGAAACCGAATTATTAGCCGCAAGTGGGGATCATTTCAAGTCTCAGATTGGGATCAAGGAAAATAAGTTGCATAAGCAAAGCCTATttggaaactaatgaaaatacaTGTGGGGTACCTCCATAACCAAAACTTGGTTATTTAGATCTGCCCAAGAAGATGAAAAGTAAGACAGGAAAGGGGCAGCATGGAAAATTGAGCAGTGCTAGTAAATTGCAATTGGTTCAAGTCTATTctgtttttctgggttttatAGTAGCGATTGTAGATGTTCTTCCAATCTCAAACTGGGTTtccccagttgagattgagggggagtattaagtAATACAATTAGAAATACAGTTAGTAAGGttgttagtatttggttaaaaGTAGTTATGATGTATCTTATAAAAACAGTGTGTGTAATCTTCATTTAGTCAGTTAAATAGAAaccctatttctctctctaaactctctctctctttctctctctcaaactctctgtaTTCATCATTTTGTGTTCATCatttcttcttgattttcccttcaattcccaaacattgcaatgtagttaacGATTATTAAATTGAAGAGTACATACAATTTGGCCTAACTCTACCTACTAATGTCGAAACCAAACCCTTGACGATGGCATGTATATATC
It encodes the following:
- the LOC114820604 gene encoding splicing factor 3B subunit 6-like protein translates to MTRQQKFKDLHTIEALFFHSTVQVQTNSRHPVENSARKFSEIKSFLDSHGMQIRVKVNTRLHPEVNRMLYVRNLPFNISRNEMYDIFGKYGAIRQIRIETNKDTKGTAFVVYEDIYDTKTAVDHLSGFNVANRYLTVLYYQQAKMGKKSDTKKKEEEIAKMQEKYGVSTKDK